AGCGCTCTTTCTTGGTTTTTGCGACTTGCACATCCTTGCGCAGCATCAGGGTTTGCTCGCCCCGTAACACCGGCCGGCAGGCATCGGTCAGCTTTAAACTGCCGTGCCCTTCAAAATCCACTTCCACTAACGACTTGGCCACCAACTGCCTGAATACCGAACGCCACTGCTTTTCATGCAGCGCCTTGCCGATACCAAAGGTCGATTGCCTGTCATGGCCGAATTGCCGAATCCGCTCGTCGTTTTTACCCAGCAAAACGTCAATCAAATACGCCACACCGAACCGCTGACCGGTACGGTAAATACAGGACAGCGCTTGTTGCGCGGCAATGCTGCCGTCCCAGGTTTCGACCGGCTCCAAACAAGTATCGCAATTGCCGCAACCTTCCCGTAAATCATCGCCGAAATACCCCAATAAGGCTTGGCGCCGGCAACTAACCATCTCGCACAAAGCCAGCATGGCATCCAGTTTATGATATTCGATACGCTTGTGCGCCTCGTCCGAATTGGACGCCGCCAACATTTGCCGCAAGGTCAACACATCCTGCAAACCGTAAGCCATCCAGGCATTGGCCGGCAAACCGTCCCGCCCGGCCCGGCCGGTTTCCTGATAATAGGATTCCACGCTTTTTGGCAGATCCAGGTGGGCCACGAAACGCACGTTAGGCTTGTCGATACCCATACCGAAGGCAATCGTGGCGACGATGACCAAACCGTCTTCCATCAAAAACAGATGCTGGTTTTGCTGCCGCTTTTCGTGACTCATGCCGGCATGGTAAGGCAAGGCGCGGATACCTTTTTGATTTAACCATTCGGCGGTGTCTTCCACCTTCTTACGCGACAAACAATACACGATACCGGTATCGCCGGCATGCTCTGCTCGAATGAACCCCAACAATTGCTGCCGTGCGTTATCTTTTTGCACGATACGATAGCGAATGTTGGGCCGGTCGAAACCGCTGATGAATACCTGGGCATTTTCCAGACTCAAGCGGGTGATGATTTCCTCGCGGGTACGTTCGTCCGCAGTTGCGGTCAGGGCGATGCGCGGCACCTGCGGAAATTGTTCATGCAATACCGACAGCAACAAATAGTCGGCCCGAAAATCATGTCCCCACTGCGACACGCAATGCGCCTCGTCAATTGCAAACAAGGCGATATTACAGCGGGCGAACAGCGCTTGAGTACGGCTGTTACTGAGCCGTTCCGGGGCGATATAGAGCAAATCCAGCTCGCCGTTTAGCAACCGTTGTTCCGTATCCCTGACTTGCTCCAAAGACAGCGTCGAATTCAAAAATGCCGCTTTGACGCCTAATTGATGTAAAGCGCTGACTTGATCCTGCATCAAGGCAATCAGCGGCGAAATTACAATGCCGACGCCTTGTTTCACTAGAGCCGGCACCTGATAACATAGAGACTTGCCGCCACCCGTGGGCATCAACACCAACACATCCCTGCCGTCTATCACCTGCTGAATAATCGCCTGCTGCTGACCGCGAAAACTGTCATAACCAAACACCGAGCGCAACACCTGCAACGCACTGGAGTGTGCCGGTGTCGCGGGAGGCAGGGCGCCGGGAGTGGCCGGCGCGGCATCATCATGAATGGGAGTGGGATAATATTTCTGCAATGGCTATTCGACCCTTTATAATGGTCCGGATTATATCAGCACTCCAGTGCTATTCATGCCACATCCGCGACCCATTCATGATTAGTCTACAAAACGACCTACCCAAACGCTTGCAATACCTGATCGATAACAACCTGCACCACCTGCTGCAGTTGGGTTTGAAAGGCATAGAAAAGGAGAGTCTGCGCATCAACCGGCGCGGGGTTATTTCGCCGACCCCGCATCCCAAGGCCTTGGGCTCCGCTCTCACCCACCCCTATATCACTACAGATTACTCCGAAGCCTTACTGGAGTTCATCACCCCGCCGTTTGCCGACGTCAAGCAAACCCTGGGCTACATGCATCAGATTCACCAATTCGTCTATCCGCAACTGGGCGAGGAAATGCTGTTGGCCACCAGCATGCCTTGCGGCATAGACGGCGACTTGAGCGTGCCGATAGCCGAGTACGGCAGCTCTAACGTCGGCAAAATGAAACACGTCTACCGCAAAGGCCTTTGGCACCGCTACGGCCGCACCATGCAAGCCATTGCCGGCATCCATTTCAATTACTCTGTTCCGCAGGCCTTATGGCCTATGCTGCACAGACAGGCCGGCAATCCCGGATCCTTGCAAAACTTTATCGCCGACGGTTATTTCGGCTTAATCCGCAATTTCCAGCGCAAAGGCTGGCTGATGCTTTATCTATTCGGCGCCTCGCCGGCGATTTGCAAAAGCTTCTTCAAAAGCCGCCCGCAGCTGATGGATGACTTCGAAGAGTTCGATGCCCATACGCTGTATCATCCTTATGCCACGTCGCTACGCATGAGCGACATTGGTTACAAAAGCAAAAATCAGGCGGGCCTGCAAATCGATTACAACTCGCTGGACGGCTATGTCGAAAGCCTTAGCGCCGCCATCAATACGCCCTACCCGGAATACCAAAAAATCGGCGTCAAAGTCGATGGCGAATACCGACAGCTCAACGCCAATATTCTGCAAATCGAAAACGAGTTTTACAGCACCATGCGCCCCAAGCAAATCGCCGAATCCGGCGAGAAACCCACGCTGGCACTAAAACGCCGCGGCGTGATGTATGTGGAGATGCGCTCGCTGGATTTAAACTTGTTCAACCCTATCGGCATCGAGGAAAGCACCGCGCGTTTCATTGAGGCTTTTCTCCTCAACTGCCTGCTGCAGGATAGCCCACCGCAAGCCTCGGAAGAATTGGAAAATAATAATCGCAACCAGCTGCTGGTCGCCAACCAGGGCCGCAAACCGGGGCTAATGCTGAGTAAGAATGGCCAGGATATCAGCCTGCGGGAATGGGCTCATCAAATTTTGGACAACATGCAGCCGATTTGCGCCTTACTGGATCAGGGCAGCCTGGATAAACCCTACCAACTGGCATTGCAACAGCAGCAGGCTATGGTGGATAACCCTTCGCTGACGCCGTCGGCGCACATTCTGGCCTGTATGACGCATAACAGCCAGGAATTCGGCTGCTTCGCCAGCAACGTCTCGGCCTTACATAAACATTACTTCAATACTCAGCCGCTGGACTCGCAAATGCAGCAGCAGTTCGCTGAGATGGCTACCGTATCGCTACGTAAACAAGCCGAGATCGAAGCCGCAGACACCTTATCCTTCGATGATTTTTTGACTCACTATTTTTCGCAATCATGACCGAATTCGACTTAAAGCAAATCCAAACCGAATTGCAAGGTAAAAACCCGCGCACGATCCTGAAAGCCGCCATGGCCCGGTTCGACAATATCGCCATTTCTTTTAGCGGCGCCGAAGATGTGGCGCTGATCGATTTGGCTCTGAATATCCGCAAAGACATTCAGGTGTTCTCGCTGGATACCGGCCGCCTGCATCCGGAGACCTACCGCTTCATCGAGCAGGTCCGCAAACATTACCAAATCGACATCGAACTGCTGGCCCCGGACCGCGAGGTGTTGGACCGCTTTGTCAAACAAAAAGGCCTGTTCAGTTTTTACGAAGACGGCCATAGCGAATGTTGCGGCATTCGCAAGGTGGAACCCTTAAGCCGTAAGCTGGCCACTTTGGACGCCTGGATTACCGGCCAGCGCAAGGATCAAAGCCTGGATACCCGTAGCGACATTCCCGAAGTACAACTCGATACAACTTTTTCCGCCGGCGACAAATCACTGATCAAATTTAATCCGCTGTTAAACTGGTCGTCCGCACAGGTTTGGGATTACATAGAAGCGTATCAGGTGCCTTACAACCCGTTACATGGACAAGGCTTCGTCAGCATCGGCTGCGAACCCTGTACCCGCCCGATATTGCCGAACCAGCACGAACGCGCCGGCCGCTGGTGGTGGGAAGATGCCGCCAAGAAAGAATGCGGCTTGCACGCGGGCAATATTAACCCTTGAAATTCGCGGCGTTCTTATCAATCCTTGGCTAACGCCAAATTAAACCGGCAGGCGCAGTCTTGTTTGGCCATGCACTGGGTCTGCTGAATCGGTTTTTCCAATAAGGTGCTGATCAAGGCCTGATCGAAATGACACAGTTCAGGATGTTGTTGGGCCAGGTCGTGATAAACGCAATTAACCGCCTTGATGGTAGGCAGCCCTTCCGCTTGCTCCAGTTCCGCATGATAACCCAGGCTTTGCATCAGCTCGACCAACGCCAACAGTTTTTGCTGGGTATTCTTATGACTGAATTGCGGCGCCAGGGATTGCGCCAGCTTAACCCCCATATTCCACATCATTTTTTCCAACGCTTCGGTCGATAACTCCGCAGCCAAATCGTCGAGCAACAGATTGCAAAACCAGGCGTATTGCTTGGGAAAGCGGTTCAAACCCTGCTCGGTCAAACGATAACTGCGTGCCGGCCGGCCTCCGGTGCTGGTCAACGCCGCTTCTTTAACCCATTGCAGTTTTTCCAGCCCTACCAAATGCTGCTTAACCGCATTCCGGGAGATATCCATTTTTGCCGCCATTTCATCAATGCTCATGCCGCCCGCCGAATTCAGCAGCAAAGTCATGATCTGTTCTTGTCGTGATCCGATAGGAGTGGTCATAAGCGCGCAAATAGTCAAACTGCAGAAAATTAAAGGTGTGCTTTCGGCAAATTTTAGCACAGGCAAACAGCATTCATACTGGATATATAATATCCCGAACTTTTATAATAAAAAAGTTGCATAAGTAGCTCTTTTTACTTACCCTATCCGCCGAGCTTAACCGCTCGCCCTACTTATTCACACAACCAGGAACCCGAACATGACTGAAACCACCACCTCCTTATACGACCAACTGGGCGGCGAAGCCGCCGTTAACGCCGCTGTCGATATTTTTTACCGCAAAGTCCTCGGCGATCACCGCATCAACCGGTTTTTCGATAATACCGATATCGAAAAACAGGCCGCAAAACAAAAATCGTTTCTGACCATGGCCTTCGGCGGCCCTAACAACTACAACGGCGCCGACATGCGCCAGGCCCATGCTCATCTGGTACAAAAACTCGGCCTGGACGATTCCCACTTCGATGCGGTTATGGAACACCTAAGCGGTACCTTGGTAGAACTGAGCGTGCCGCAAAACCTGATCGACCAAGTCGCCGCTATCGCGGAAAGTACACGTGACGATGTTTTGAATCGCTGATAGGAGCATAGGGGATGTCGTTAAAAAAAATTACATTGGATAATCATGAAGTGGTTTGCCAAAGCGGCGAAACGGTTCTCGATGCCTTACTGCGCGAACATATCGACATCCCTCACGCCTGCCGGGAGGGCGCCTGCCAAAGCTGCATGATACGCAGCTTGAACGGCCCGCCCCCGATTGCCGCTCAAAACGGCTTAAAGGACGTACTGAGGCATCAAAATCATTTTTTGGCCTGTCTATGCCATCCGCAAGAGGATATGGTCATCAGCCTGAGCCCTCCGGCCGATTTCTTTAACGAGGCCACCGTAACCGGCAAAGAGTTACTGAATTCGGAAACGCTATTACTCACACTGCACAGCGAGCAGCCGCTGGATTACTACGCCGGTCAGTTCGTGAATTTAAGACGCGCCGACGGTCTGACCCGCAGCTATTCCATTGCCAATAACCGTATTCACACCCATAAATTAACCTTCCATATCCGCCGTCTTTCGGGCGGACGCTTTAGCGAATGGGCGCACCGGGAATTAAACATCGGCGACACACTTTCCGTTTCCGACCCGCAAGGGCTGTGTTACTACCTGCCTAATCAACCGGAGCAATGCATGTTGCTGATCGGCACCGGCAGCGGCTTGGCGCCACTGGCCGGCATCATCAGCGAAGCGCTGCATCATGGCCACAGCGGCGTCATCCACTTATTTCATGGCAGCAGGGAAGTCGACGGCCTGTATTGGATAGACGAAATGCAGCAACTGGCCCGGCAATATGCTAATTTTCACTACACCCCTTGCGTATCCAAAGGCGACGCGCCGGCGGGTTTCGCGGCCGGCCGCGCCAATGACGTGGCGATATCCCTGCTACCCAGTCTGAAAGGCTGGCGGGTTTATCTGTGCGGTCATCCGGACATGGTCAACCAGACCAAACGCCAGGCGTATTTGCACGGCGCCAGTCTTCAAGACATGTACGCGGACGCTTTTCACGTAGCCTCCGCAACTTTGGACTAGGCTTTAGATTTAGCGCGCATTCGGAGCGTAACATGTGGCAATTCCTCCGCCAGTTCACCCTAGAGCCGGTCAGCTTAAGCCTAAAGGAAAAATGCATCGCCGCCCTGGCGAGCTTTAGCGCGATTTTGGGCACCGGTTTGCTGACTCAACTCTACGCAGGCGAATATACAACCCTACTGGTCGCATCCATGGGCGCATCGGCGGTGATTTTGTTTGTCATCCCCGGCAGCCCGTTAGCTCAACCCTGGCCATTCTTAGGCGGTCAGTTACTGTCGGCAATAATAGGGGTCTATTGCGCCTTTTATATACCGCAACCGATTTTGGCAGCCGCGCTGGCTGTAGGGCTCGCCATATGGATTATGCTGGTATTACGTTGTCTGCACCCTCCTGGCGCGGCAACCGCATTAGCGCCGATAGTAAGCAACGCTCACCATTCCGGACCGGACCTGGGATTTCTAATCGGTCCGGTTGGCATCAACGTACTGTTCATGTTGCTACTGGCTATATTCATCAACCGGCTGATCCTGAGGCGAGATTATCCGGCCCGATTGTCGCCCCCTAAACGATCGACTCCGCAACAGGCCGATACCGATAAGCTAACCGGTATCAGCTTGAACGACATTCAACAAGTCACCCAAGGTTATGATCATTTTATAGACATCGGCGCGGACGAACTGTTGCAAATATACAGACGCTTGCAATTATTACGGTTTGAACAGACTACCGGCGCACTGAGTTGCGGCGATATCATGCAGGATAATATCGTCACCGCCGAATATGCCACCGAAGTCGAAGACGCCTGGACTCTGATGCATAAACAACGACTGACGGTACTGCCGGTTCTGGATCGCGCCCGACGGGTTATCGGCATCGTCACCCGCCACGATTTCTTAAAAAACATACAGCTGACACCGTACCGGGGCTTTCAGGATAAATGGCAGACCTTCATCAAAAGCACCCCGCATTCCCACACCGATAAGCCGGAAGCGCTGGGCCACATCATGACTCGTCGGGTAAAGACCTTACCCGCCACGGCGCACATCTCGGAATTGCTACCCTTAATCGTCAATGAAGGACATCACCACATTCCCATAACCGATGCGGAGGGACGTTTTGCAGGCATCGTCTTTCAAAGCCGCTTGATCTCCGCGCTGTTTACAAATCAACTACCGCAGCAAACAAAGCCTGCATTGAAAAACGCTTGATCCGAAACGACGGAATATCAGCGAATGCTTCGTTGATCGGTTATTTGTAGCGGCTTGCAATCGAAAACCCGCAAACCAGCAAACCAGCAAACCAGCAAACCAGCAATCAGCGCAATTTTCGACCGGAATTAAATGCAATTGACGGGCGCTCAAACCGAGATTATTTGCAACTGAAATATGTCGCTGGTCATCAGTGGCAGTTGGCCGAAACTGTGAATTCGCCCATCTCGATAGCTGACGTTCAAAATTTGAATGGATTCGACGAAGCTATAGTCGCTAGCGGCCAAAAACTGACGGACGAATAGAATATGCTAATGACAACTGTCCAGCCAAAAGCAGCCATGGAGTATGGCAAGTTTACGAGCCGCACCAATCGCGAACTATGCAGTGCACGATGTTTACCGCATTCTGCCAGATAATAGTAAATTCAAATTAATAAATTTGACGTTGAACAGAGTATCTGCGAGCAAATATTTCCCGCCTGCGCGGGAATGAGGGGGTATTCGAGGTGCTATATTGTCAACGTGATCTGGTGCGCACCCGATGATAGGTTATCGGAGCCAGCGTCGAGGCGCAACGGGCGCGGCAGATGCGCCTTATCGCGTTAAAATCTGCATCCTGAGCGCACGGGGTATAGATGATTACAGCTCGGCAGCATTCACTGAAAATGGCAAAGGATCGTGCACTCTCTCTATAGCTATTCTGGATATAGTTGCCACTGCGGTAGGGGAAGCTTCGGATGGTGATTCTCCCATGTTCATTGCACCGAACTTAAATGAGGCAGCTAATATCCAATGCCCTTCTGTTATATTTTGTTCTCTTAATAAAATACGCAGCAACTCATTATTTGTAAATTCAATTTTTGTCGTTTCGGCCATAATTTGTTTTTCCAGATGTTTAGTAGGAACAATGACTCACAACGAAATTATTGTCGTTATTAGTGGTGAATTTTGTTTCTATGAATTCAGGTTTAGTGGCAATGGTTGCTTCAAAACGGCCTTGAGCAAGCCTATATTTTTGATCAAAATTATTTGCTTCACAGATTTGGTAAAAGTCTTTTGCAGCTTGTTCCATTAATTTCGATCTTGAAAAAGTTTCATCATAATCTGCATCCGCTACTTCAAGTATCCATGGATATGTTCGTATTATTCTCAATAGCGCTAAACCGGATGCTGATGGTTCTTTTGTTTTCCAGCGATTGACGGTTCTTGCTGGAAGTTCTAACGCCCTTTCAAGATAAGCGGTCTTGACATTCTGGTCTTGCAAAAAATCAATGATATTACAAACCGAGTGTCTTTTAGCTAGGTTGAGAGCCCTGTTTATCTCGGTATTGTTTACATCAGAAAAATCGCCTTCTTCACCGCAAGATAAGCAGTGATC
This sequence is a window from Methylomonas methanica MC09. Protein-coding genes within it:
- the gshA gene encoding glutamate--cysteine ligase — translated: MISLQNDLPKRLQYLIDNNLHHLLQLGLKGIEKESLRINRRGVISPTPHPKALGSALTHPYITTDYSEALLEFITPPFADVKQTLGYMHQIHQFVYPQLGEEMLLATSMPCGIDGDLSVPIAEYGSSNVGKMKHVYRKGLWHRYGRTMQAIAGIHFNYSVPQALWPMLHRQAGNPGSLQNFIADGYFGLIRNFQRKGWLMLYLFGASPAICKSFFKSRPQLMDDFEEFDAHTLYHPYATSLRMSDIGYKSKNQAGLQIDYNSLDGYVESLSAAINTPYPEYQKIGVKVDGEYRQLNANILQIENEFYSTMRPKQIAESGEKPTLALKRRGVMYVEMRSLDLNLFNPIGIEESTARFIEAFLLNCLLQDSPPQASEELENNNRNQLLVANQGRKPGLMLSKNGQDISLREWAHQILDNMQPICALLDQGSLDKPYQLALQQQQAMVDNPSLTPSAHILACMTHNSQEFGCFASNVSALHKHYFNTQPLDSQMQQQFAEMATVSLRKQAEIEAADTLSFDDFLTHYFSQS
- a CDS encoding 2Fe-2S iron-sulfur cluster-binding protein, whose translation is MSLKKITLDNHEVVCQSGETVLDALLREHIDIPHACREGACQSCMIRSLNGPPPIAAQNGLKDVLRHQNHFLACLCHPQEDMVISLSPPADFFNEATVTGKELLNSETLLLTLHSEQPLDYYAGQFVNLRRADGLTRSYSIANNRIHTHKLTFHIRRLSGGRFSEWAHRELNIGDTLSVSDPQGLCYYLPNQPEQCMLLIGTGSGLAPLAGIISEALHHGHSGVIHLFHGSREVDGLYWIDEMQQLARQYANFHYTPCVSKGDAPAGFAAGRANDVAISLLPSLKGWRVYLCGHPDMVNQTKRQAYLHGASLQDMYADAFHVASATLD
- a CDS encoding phosphoadenylyl-sulfate reductase, which codes for MTEFDLKQIQTELQGKNPRTILKAAMARFDNIAISFSGAEDVALIDLALNIRKDIQVFSLDTGRLHPETYRFIEQVRKHYQIDIELLAPDREVLDRFVKQKGLFSFYEDGHSECCGIRKVEPLSRKLATLDAWITGQRKDQSLDTRSDIPEVQLDTTFSAGDKSLIKFNPLLNWSSAQVWDYIEAYQVPYNPLHGQGFVSIGCEPCTRPILPNQHERAGRWWWEDAAKKECGLHAGNINP
- a CDS encoding group I truncated hemoglobin, which produces MTETTTSLYDQLGGEAAVNAAVDIFYRKVLGDHRINRFFDNTDIEKQAAKQKSFLTMAFGGPNNYNGADMRQAHAHLVQKLGLDDSHFDAVMEHLSGTLVELSVPQNLIDQVAAIAESTRDDVLNR
- a CDS encoding helix-turn-helix transcriptional regulator; the protein is MTTPIGSRQEQIMTLLLNSAGGMSIDEMAAKMDISRNAVKQHLVGLEKLQWVKEAALTSTGGRPARSYRLTEQGLNRFPKQYAWFCNLLLDDLAAELSTEALEKMMWNMGVKLAQSLAPQFSHKNTQQKLLALVELMQSLGYHAELEQAEGLPTIKAVNCVYHDLAQQHPELCHFDQALISTLLEKPIQQTQCMAKQDCACRFNLALAKD
- the recQ gene encoding DNA helicase RecQ, which gives rise to MPPATPAHSSALQVLRSVFGYDSFRGQQQAIIQQVIDGRDVLVLMPTGGGKSLCYQVPALVKQGVGIVISPLIALMQDQVSALHQLGVKAAFLNSTLSLEQVRDTEQRLLNGELDLLYIAPERLSNSRTQALFARCNIALFAIDEAHCVSQWGHDFRADYLLLSVLHEQFPQVPRIALTATADERTREEIITRLSLENAQVFISGFDRPNIRYRIVQKDNARQQLLGFIRAEHAGDTGIVYCLSRKKVEDTAEWLNQKGIRALPYHAGMSHEKRQQNQHLFLMEDGLVIVATIAFGMGIDKPNVRFVAHLDLPKSVESYYQETGRAGRDGLPANAWMAYGLQDVLTLRQMLAASNSDEAHKRIEYHKLDAMLALCEMVSCRRQALLGYFGDDLREGCGNCDTCLEPVETWDGSIAAQQALSCIYRTGQRFGVAYLIDVLLGKNDERIRQFGHDRQSTFGIGKALHEKQWRSVFRQLVAKSLVEVDFEGHGSLKLTDACRPVLRGEQTLMLRKDVQVAKTKKERYEKRQPGGAETELWNALRAKRRQLADEQDVPPYVIFHDATLMAMVENRPRTHQQLGLISGVGERKLALYGDAFLAVLAEFDEQEGGPANDTVTETLDLFKLGYSIEQVAQQRGLKADTVYTHLAKGLEAGLVRLADVLDLSAQEIAEVEAVLLALPDEQRNALKPAFEQLGGAYSYGVLRCIRAALQRELT
- a CDS encoding HPP family protein gives rise to the protein MWQFLRQFTLEPVSLSLKEKCIAALASFSAILGTGLLTQLYAGEYTTLLVASMGASAVILFVIPGSPLAQPWPFLGGQLLSAIIGVYCAFYIPQPILAAALAVGLAIWIMLVLRCLHPPGAATALAPIVSNAHHSGPDLGFLIGPVGINVLFMLLLAIFINRLILRRDYPARLSPPKRSTPQQADTDKLTGISLNDIQQVTQGYDHFIDIGADELLQIYRRLQLLRFEQTTGALSCGDIMQDNIVTAEYATEVEDAWTLMHKQRLTVLPVLDRARRVIGIVTRHDFLKNIQLTPYRGFQDKWQTFIKSTPHSHTDKPEALGHIMTRRVKTLPATAHISELLPLIVNEGHHHIPITDAEGRFAGIVFQSRLISALFTNQLPQQTKPALKNA